ATGAACTTCTACATGAACACCGGCCCCACCTACATGGAGCCGATCGCCCGACAGCTCTACCAGGAGATCGGGCTCATCGAGGAGGAGCACGTCACCCACTACGAGTCGCTCGTCGACCCAGGTGAGACGTGGTGGGAGCAGCTGGTCAACCACGAGTACAACGAGTGCTACCTCTACTACTCCTTCATGGAGCAGGAGAGCGACCCCAGGGTGAAGGCGATCTGGGAGCTGCACCTGAACCAGGAACTGGAGCACCTGCACATCGCCTGCGACCTGATGCGCCGGCACGACGGGCGTGACCCGGAGTCGGTCCTGGCGCCGCAGCTGCCCGACGTCCTGACCTTCGAGCCGAACAAGGCGTATCTCCGGGAGCTGCTCGACACTCAGATCGACCTGACGACGCTCGGAGCCGGATACGTCCGGGAAGCGCACGAGCGCTTCGAGAAGATGCAGGAGCAGCTCCACGGCGGGGAGGCACCGCCCAGCGAACGGGTGATGACGCAGCACGACGAGATGTTCGGGCGGGAGTACCGCGTCGAGACCGAAGGCGAGCACCCCGACCCCGCCCTGCGGGAGAAGTGAGGAGACCGGTCATGTCCGAGCTTCACACCCCGCAGGCCGGTGGCGACGCCACCCCGGACGACGACGTGGTGGCGCTGCTCATGCGCCAGCACGGGGACATCCGCAACCTCTTCGACGAGGTCGAGGCCGCCGAAGGCGACGCCCGGCAGGAAGCCTTCCGCCGCCTGGTACGGCTCCTCGCCGTCCATGAGACGGCGGAGGAAGAGGTGGTGCACCCGTTCGTCCGCCGCAATGTCGCCGGCGGTGACGAGGTCGTGGAGGCGCGTCTCGCGGAAGAGCGGTCGGCGAAGGAGACACTGAGCGCCCTGGACGACCTGGAGACCGGCGACCCGAAGTTCCTGCCGCGGCTGCGGGCGCTGCGGGCCGACGTCCAGGAGCACGCCCGCGCGGAAGAGCGCTACGAGTTCATCCACATCCGGCGCAACGCCGACGCCGGGGCGCTGGCCTCACTGGCCAGAGGGGTCAAAGCGGCCGAGGCCATGGCGCCCACCCGGCCGCACCCGGGCGTGGAGTCCGCCGCGGCCAACGTGGCCCTCGGGCCGGTCGCCGCCCTGATGGACCGCACCCGCGACGCCGTTCGCAAGGCCATGGGCAGCGGCTGATCGTACGCGTCCGGGCACATCGGCGACGTGTTCCCTGCTGCGGCAGGGTCCACGAAACGGCCCCGCTCTCCGGGCGGGGCCATCCGCTGAGGCGGTTCGGGGCGCGTCCGCATCCGCGCGGCAGGCGCCCACCCGGCCGCCGGCCGGTGCTCTCAGTTCCTCCCGGAGGTGTCCCGTCGGCCTGCGCGAGATCCGTGACAGGCAGCACGGCGGCTCGCGACCAAGGTGCTGCTGGTGAGGAGCAGGTCGAGGGGGCGGCCTGGGCCGGCGGCTGTTCGACGCGCATGGCGAGCCCGAGCCCGTCGGGCAGCCGCGGCGCGGGGGCAGGCCGGCCGCGCGCGAAGGGTGTGCGGTCGCGGCGTACCGGGCGGGTGTGTCCAGCCACGTCGCGCCGCACGGTCCGCCACCGTCGTCCAGGACGTCCAGGCCGGCCGTGCGTGTGAGTCCATGCGGATGCAACGCCGGCGCCCTCCACAGCCGCGACGGCAGGCGGGAACCCGCTTCCACCGCGGGGACCCGCCTGTCTCTCATGGGCTCGGTCCCTAATTGCCTTTCCCGATGACCCACCGATGGTTAATGTTCGGACGGAGTGAGTGGCCCACGGGGAGTTGAAGACATGGTCGGTCGTCCGAGCGCGCGTTGACGTTGTGAGGCCGTGATCGGCCTGTCATCGCGTGCTGCCCTTGATCTTGCGGCACAGCGAGCCTTCTCCTGCCTGAACCGTCGGCGCACCTGTCGTGTGCCCGGTCGCGGGCCTCGTTGTCGGCAACCCAAGGGATCCCCGTGCCGTCCGCTTCCTCCGCTGCGTCCGATTCCGGTCGCCCTGTCCCGTCGAGCCTGTGGCGGAACGGTGACTTCCGCAGACTGTGGGTGGGGCAGACGGCCTCCCAAATGGGGGAACACACAGGCCTGGTGGTTCTTCCGCTCTTCGCCGTCCTGACGCTCGACGCCAGTGCCGGCCAACTGGGTGTTCTGCGCGCCGTGGGTCAGGCGCCGATCCTTGTGCTTTCGCTCTTCGCCGGAGCATGGGTGGACAGGTGGCGGACCCGCACAGTGATGGTGCTGACCGACGCCGGCCGGGCCCTTGCCCTGGGTGCCGCCGCCGCAGCGGGCCTCTTCGGCTGGCTCGGCCTGCCCGCGCTTTTCGTGATCGCCTTCGCCGTCGGGGCTCTGTCCGTGTTCTTCGACGTGGCATACCAGGCGTCTGTCGTACGGCTGGTGCAACGCGATCAGCTGGTGCGGGGCAACAGCGCGCTCGAAGGCAGCCGGTCCGCGGCTCAGATCGGCGGTCCGGCACTCGGCGGAGCGTTGGTGTCCCTGCTGTCGGCGCCGATCGCTGCCGCCTCCAGCGCGCTGTTCTTCGCGCTGTCGTTCCTGTCCATCCGGCGGATCCGTGGGGCCGAATCGATCCCGGGGCGCCTGGAACGTCCTCCTCGGGTCTGGCGGCGGATCCACGAGGGTCTCCGTTTCGTCGTCAGCGATGCCGTGCTGCGGACCGTGTGCCTGGCCTCCGCCGCCTTCCAGTTCTCCTTCGCGGCCCTGATGACCGTCTATCTGCTCTTCCTGCCGCGGGAACTGCATCTGTCCGGCACCGCCGTCGGGCTGGCACTCGCGGCGACGGGACCGGGCGCGCTCCTGGGCTCCGTGCTGGCCGCCCGCCTGCCGAACCGGTTCGGGTACGGCCCGGTACTCGTGGCCGCGGCGGTACTCGGGGACGGCGTGTTTCTGTGTGTACCCGCGCTGCACGGTTCCGCTGCGGTGACCGTTCTCGCACTCCTCGTGGTCAACTTCGTGTTCGGGGTCGGCGGCCAGTTGGTGAACGTGGCGGTCATGGCCGTCCGGCAGACCGTCACTCCAGACGGAATGCAGGGCCGCGCGGCCGCGACGATCACGTTTGTCGGCATGGGACTGTCCCCGCTGGGCTCCCTGCTCGGCGGATTCCTCGCTGAGGAGTGGGGGTCGCGCACCAGTCTCCTGGCGACCGCCGCCGGCATGCTGCTGTCCCCGGTGGTGATGGCTTCGTCCCCGCTCGCACGCCTGGGACGGACGCTTCCGGTCACGTAGCACGCGCCGCTGGCGGCCGGCCGCGTCGGACGGTCCCCGCTCGTGTGGTCCCGGCCGCCGCTCAGGAGTCCGTATCGGTCGGCTGGTGAGTGGCTCGGGCGGGGCGGTCCGGGGTGAATGCTGTGGTGAGTCGGTCGAGCAGGGGCGCTGCGCAGGGGTGGGGGTCGCGGCGCGGGGTGATCGTGTAGATGCCGCGGGCCGGGGGATCGACGAGGGTCGCGGTGGTGACGTCGGTCCGCAGTGCGCACGTCAGCACGCCGGGTATCAGCGCGATGGCGTGGCCGGTTGCGACCAGGGCCAGCTTGCCCGGCAGATCGGCCGCGGTGAGGTCGATGCGGGCGCTGACTCCGGCGCGGGCGGCGTGCTGGCGCAGGAGTGCCGCCGAGCCGTCGTTGTCCTCGGCCCAGGTCTGGTCGGCCAGCGTCTGAATGTGCACGGGCCCTCGTCCGGCCTGCGGATGGCCGACGGGAAGCGCGACGACCATGTCGTCCAGCCCGAGGAACCGTCGTTCGACACGCGGGTCGTGGGGCAGCCCTGGTGGTGCGTCGGTGACGACAGCGATGTCGAGATCGCCGGCGGTCACGCGGTTGTGCAGGTGTGCGCTCAGGCCCGGCAGCAGGCTCCACGGGATGGGTCCGGTGTGCTTCAGCAGATCCCGGATGGCCTCGGGGACGATTCCCGCGGCCAGGGAGGGCGTGGCCCCCACGGCCAGCGGCCGGTTGAGCGCGCCGTCGCGAGCGTCTCGTGCGGCGCGGACGGCGCGGTCGGCCTCGTTGAGCGTGGCCAGGGCGTGGCGCCGGAACACCTCACCGGCAGGCGTCGGACGCACACCGCGCGCGTGGCGCTCCATCAGAGGCACGCCGAGTTGCCGCTCCAGTCCGGCGATCTGCCGGGAGACAGCCGACTGGGTGTGATTGAGCTCGGCGGCCGCCGCCGAAAGCGACCCGAGCCGGCACACGGTCACGAAGGTTCGCCATACCGTCAACTCCATAGCGCCAGTATGGCCAGGTGGTATGCGCATCGCGCAGGGCGGCCCTGTGAGATCTGCGCTTGTCGCAGGCTGCGCTGGGCACCACGCTGGCGTGCATGACCCCACCGCACACGATCGCCGTCCTCGGCCTGGGGCGCATGGGCGACGCGATCGCGACACGACTGGCTGCGCAGGACTGGGACGTCGTCGGCTGGACACGCTCCGGGCGAACCTCAGGCGCCCTCGAGACGACCGGCGCTGCGAAGGACGCCGTGGCGAAGGCCGACCTCGTGATCCTGGCGTTGTTCGACGGTCCGGCCTGCCGACAGGTCCTCGACGACGCGCGTGACTCGCTGCGAGCGGACACGATCGTGCTGAACACCAGCACCATCGCCCCCGCCGAAGCGTCACAGCTGGCCCGGCGACTCGGCCCGTCCTACGTCCACGCGCCCGTGCTCGGCTCTGTGCCGGCTGCCGCCGCCGGCGCCCTGCAGATTCTCGCCGCCGCCGGCCAGGACACGCTCGACCGAGTCCGGCCGGTGCTGCAGACGCTGGGCACCGTGCGGCGCGTCGACGACGCCTCCACCGCCGCCGCGCTGAAGCTGATCGCCAACAACAGCCTCGCCGGCGCCGTCCTCGGCCTGCGCGACTCACTGCGACAAGCCGACGCCCTCGGCCTGCCCCGTGCCCAGGTGCTGGACGTCCTCGAACTCGGGGCGCTCGGCGGGCTCGTGGCCCGCAAACGTCCCTTCCTCACCGGCCAGGCGGGTGCTGTCACGGCCGACTTCACGATCGGCGCGCTGGCCAAGGACATGGCTCTGCTGGCCGCAGCGTCGAACACTCCCCTGCGCAGCGCAGCCAACGTGGCCGACACCCCTGCCGACCCCGAGGCGGACATCGCCGTTGCCGCCACGGTCCCCGCCGTGGACGACGCCGTGCTCCAACCGCTCCGCGCCTACATCCGCGGTCACGCCACCGGCGACCCCACCCACTTCCGCGACGCGTTCCTGCCCACCGCCCACATCGAGGGAATCCGGGACGGCGCATTCGTCTCGTGGCCCCTGGAGGAGTACTGCGCTCTCTTCCCCGGCCGGCCGGCCCCGGACGAACCTGCCCGCTCCCGCCGTATCGACGCCATCGACGTCCACGGCACCGTCGCGACCGCGACCATGACGCTCTCGCACGGCGCGGACACGTTCACCGACATCTTCCTGCTGGTCCGCGTCGACGACCGCTGGCGCATCTCCAACAAGGCCTATCACCGTCGAGGCAGCGACTCACGCCACCTCGCAGTGCTCCTCGGCGCTCAGAACCGTCCGCAGCCGCCGGCAGCGGTCGAGGTCCTCCCAGGTGTCGTGGTCGGGCGGGCCGGGGTTGCGGCGTCCGGTGCTCCAGGTCCAGATACTGGCGGCGATGCCGACGGACAGCGGGACGAGCAGCCACGGCAGGGCGCTCACGATTCACCTCCTTCGACGTGGCATACGGATGGGGGCCTCAGGCCGTGAGCTGCCTGGGTGCGCTGCCGGAGATGGCGATCTTGCGCGGCCTGGCGTGTGCGGCCAGCGGGATGCGCAGGGTCAGGACGCCGTTGTCGTAGGCCGCCTCGGCGGTTTCGGAGTCCAGGGCGTCGGACAGGGTCAGGCGGCGGGTGAACCGGCCGGTGGGGCGCTCGATGAGCACGGTCTTGGGGCCGGCCGGAACCGGGGAGCAGCGGTCAGCGGTCAGCGGTCAGCGGTCAGCGGTCAGCGGTCAGCGGTCAGCGGTCAGGGTGAGCGTGTCCCGCTCCACGGTCAGTTCGATGCGGGAGCGGTCCATACCCGGCAGATCGAACTGCACGTAGAGAGCTTCGTCGTCGCGCCAGGCATCCGCCGGGATGACGGCATCGGCCGCGGCGGCATGCGCGAGCGAGCTCGACCGGCTTGTCGACCGGGTCTGGGGCACGGTCGCGCACCCGGTCGGCATGCCGATGGATGCCTGGCGCGAGGGGGACACGTTCTTCGCGGAGCTGGACCTGCCGGGTGTGCACCCGGACTCCATCGACCTGGATGTCGAGCGCAACGTCCTGACGGTGAAGGCCGAACGCAAGCCGACGTACGGCGACGACACTGACACGGTGATCACCGAGCGGCCCGCGGGGACGTCCAGCCGGCAGCTGTTCCTCGGCGACACCCTCGACACCGAGAAGACCGACGCCTCCTACGACGCGGGGGTGCTGAAGCTGAGGATCCCGGTCGCCGCAGGCCAAGCCGCGCAGGATCGCCGTCAGCGGCGGAAGCGACCGCAAGGAACTCAACAGCTGACGGATCAGCCGCTGCATCCAGGGCCCCGGGCTGCAGCCCGGGGCCCTGCCGTCGTCCGCGTCTCGGGCGGGTGCGCGGCTACCGGGACGGCTGTTCCGGCTTTCCGCCGTCGCCGTCGAACACCTTCGTCCAGGTGGCACCGCAGCGGCAGCGGGAGTACTCGACCAGTTCCCCCTCTTCGGACACGCTCAGCCCCTGACTGAGTCGCACGTGCACATGATCGCCCATGAGGAGCTGCTTTCCTTGACGCCCGTCATGTGACTCAGAGTGGAGGATTGCCGCTTTCGATGGCAATGTCGTAGATCACACCATCTGTCGAGATCGCGAGCCGACCACCGCTGCGGCCTGTGAATCCCTCGCACCGACAGCACTTGACAAGACGAGACTCAGGTTTTTATTTCAGGACTATGAGCAGGTAGGCATGAAAGCGCAGCTCACAGGGACGAGGAGGTGTTCGGGATGCAGGGACGGGGCCAGGGAGCGGACCTGTACTCGGTCCTGGGGGTGGAGTCCTCGGCGACGGCCGAGTTGATCACCTCCGCCTTCCGCGCCCGGGTGCGCGAACTGCGCCCCGACACCCGTGTCGACGCGGCGACCGCCGCGCGGTTCGGCGAAGTGCGGGAGGCCTACGAGACGCTGCGCGACCCGGTCCTGCGCGCGGCCTACGACCAGGTCCTGCGCGCGGCCTACGACCAGACCCGAGAACGGGCGTACGACCGCGAGCGAGCCCCGGCCCCGCCCGTGCGGCCTGCGCGGCCTGCGCGGCCTGCGCGGCGGTACGTCGTGTGGCTCGGGACCGCACGCCCCGAGCCTGCGCTGCGCGTCGGCCCCGTCCGGTGGGAGCGGGCATCCCGGTGAGGTCCTGAGCCCACGTGAAACAGAGCGAGGCGAGGAGAGAGAACCAGATGGCACGGTCGGTCGGTGTCGACCTCGGTACGACGGACTCGGTGGTCTCGGTCCTCGAAGGCGGCGAGCCCACCGAAGCTCATCAAGGACAACGCGGACAAGATCCCGGCGGACGCGAGGAACGAGACGGAGACGGCGCTGGCAGGGCTGAAGGAGAAGCTGAAAGGAGAGGACACCGTGGCGATCCGGCAGGCGATCGACCGTACGGCGCAGGACGCGCAGAGGATCGGCACGGCGCTGTACCAGAAGTCGCGGGCCGAGCAGCCGACGGGTGAGCCCCGGGCGACCGCCGGCGACGGTACGGTCGGCGGCTCGTCCGAGGATGACGTGGTGGACGCCGAGATCGTCGACGACGACAAGCCGGAGGCTGGCTGACGATGACCGGGAGCGGGCCGCAGTACACCGAACTGGCGGAGCTGCGGCGCCTGGTGGAGGAGCGGACCGCCGACCTTCAGCGGGTGAAGGCCGAGTACGACAACTACCGCAAGCG
This region of Streptomyces caelestis genomic DNA includes:
- a CDS encoding MFS transporter, translated to MPSASSAASDSGRPVPSSLWRNGDFRRLWVGQTASQMGEHTGLVVLPLFAVLTLDASAGQLGVLRAVGQAPILVLSLFAGAWVDRWRTRTVMVLTDAGRALALGAAAAAGLFGWLGLPALFVIAFAVGALSVFFDVAYQASVVRLVQRDQLVRGNSALEGSRSAAQIGGPALGGALVSLLSAPIAAASSALFFALSFLSIRRIRGAESIPGRLERPPRVWRRIHEGLRFVVSDAVLRTVCLASAAFQFSFAALMTVYLLFLPRELHLSGTAVGLALAATGPGALLGSVLAARLPNRFGYGPVLVAAAVLGDGVFLCVPALHGSAAVTVLALLVVNFVFGVGGQLVNVAVMAVRQTVTPDGMQGRAAATITFVGMGLSPLGSLLGGFLAEEWGSRTSLLATAAGMLLSPVVMASSPLARLGRTLPVT
- a CDS encoding hemerythrin domain-containing protein; the protein is MSELHTPQAGGDATPDDDVVALLMRQHGDIRNLFDEVEAAEGDARQEAFRRLVRLLAVHETAEEEVVHPFVRRNVAGGDEVVEARLAEERSAKETLSALDDLETGDPKFLPRLRALRADVQEHARAEERYEFIHIRRNADAGALASLARGVKAAEAMAPTRPHPGVESAAANVALGPVAALMDRTRDAVRKAMGSG
- a CDS encoding DnaJ domain-containing protein; this translates as MQGRGQGADLYSVLGVESSATAELITSAFRARVRELRPDTRVDAATAARFGEVREAYETLRDPVLRAAYDQVLRAAYDQTRERAYDRERAPAPPVRPARPARPARRYVVWLGTARPEPALRVGPVRWERASR
- a CDS encoding molecular chaperone DnaK, giving the protein MSTSVRRTRWSRSSKAASPPKLIKDNADKIPADARNETETALAGLKEKLKGEDTVAIRQAIDRTAQDAQRIGTALYQKSRAEQPTGEPRATAGDGTVGGSSEDDVVDAEIVDDDKPEAG
- a CDS encoding LysR family transcriptional regulator gives rise to the protein MELTVWRTFVTVCRLGSLSAAAAELNHTQSAVSRQIAGLERQLGVPLMERHARGVRPTPAGEVFRRHALATLNEADRAVRAARDARDGALNRPLAVGATPSLAAGIVPEAIRDLLKHTGPIPWSLLPGLSAHLHNRVTAGDLDIAVVTDAPPGLPHDPRVERRFLGLDDMVVALPVGHPQAGRGPVHIQTLADQTWAEDNDGSAALLRQHAARAGVSARIDLTAADLPGKLALVATGHAIALIPGVLTCALRTDVTTATLVDPPARGIYTITPRRDPHPCAAPLLDRLTTAFTPDRPARATHQPTDTDS
- a CDS encoding Hsp20/alpha crystallin family protein yields the protein MLIERPTGRFTRRLTLSDALDSETAEAAYDNGVLTLRIPLAAHARPRKIAISGSAPRQLTA